In Rhodamnia argentea isolate NSW1041297 chromosome 5, ASM2092103v1, whole genome shotgun sequence, the DNA window CGTGAgcactcaaaaataaaataaaataactatgAGTAATGTTATACTTACCAAACTTTATTAAAAACTTACTAAATGACATGGCAGTCTATGTGGCATGTGACATGTGATCAACAATCAAACTAAAGATCGTAAacaaagaacacaaaaaaaaaaaaaaaaattaacagggcaagatcaatcaaagaaaatttaattttatatatcATTATCCTTCCTTTCCAACGATGCGACAAATATCCACTCGATTGTTAGCGCACCCGTCATCGAGGTATGCACAATAGTCCTCGAAGCTCTTCATATAGTTTGAATGCAAGTGCAACAAGTAAAGGAAATCAATTCCTTGAGTGACCATGGAGGCCATAGATGCACATCATGCCTCGTTGAACATAATGTCGACAAAGAAGGgtaaatgatgaagaagacggcGAATTTCTCTCGGTCTTTTTCCTACGATTTGCTGTTAAATTTTATAAAGGAGAATGATGGTTTACGAGTTGTATGTTTAGACTTCGGACATTTTTTACATCGATTGTTGATTTAATTAGATGTAATTAGTCACGAAATTAGTAATGTCAACAGAGAAGGGTAAAATGGAGAGCGCCTTAATTTTCAGCCCAATTGGCGGCCCATTTAATTAGTTATGAATGGTACTTAACAAAATTGACTTTTAAGATTAGAAAATTGCtcctgtcatttttttttatcttgaatgCCAGACTTGCAGCTGCTTGAAATGCGTACATAATTATACTCGAGTCACGccatattttaaaaattcttaCGTCGTTTAAGTTCATTTCCATTCAGGGGTGCCGTGTTGATATTCCTGAATATGTTATATTATCGAgggaaaagacaaacaaaaaatctcaaattatgtcCACGGTGACACATCTTCccataaccttttttttgtgacgaCAAAATCTCAAATAATACCCACTATGACACacttttttgtgacatcaaaaacctcaaacatgTACCTTGTAATATATTTACCCTATATCAAGACTCCATCAAAGGATTTTCCAGCCGAAATCACGTCATTTTTATTATACTTAAGCCACGTGAGCAGATTTTATCTCACTTAAGCTGCATCGTTTTTATGTCCACAATGTTTGTCTTTAGCAGTCCATGTaggcaaatttttaattgtgttcATTGATGGTACCTTGACAGAGTGTAAATGGGCCACACATGTACGAGTTTGAGAATTTTGATGTCttaaagaaaagtttaggataaatatgtgaCAACAAGGATAGTCCGGGGTCATTTGTGGCCGTTTCCTTGTTATCAATTAAAGTTCAATTAGCTAAATATTGTGTCGaatgaaaaatccaaaccaataaaaaaatttagcccTCTAAATATTTGTAAAgtctttttttggctaattacAACAAAATAGATCtggaatttaaaataaaataccaCTTATGCCCTTTTGATGATAAgatgcaaaatgaaaattcactgCTCATACTCGATGTAAGCTTCTCAATGTGATATAGAGTTTCTTCTCAATAAACAAGCAATTGTACAAGTATCCAATTGTACAGGTTAATGAACAAACACAATTGTTCTTGTGAACAACTGACTAATGGTTGTCAAACCAGTTCTGCTCTTGGAGATAGTTGATCAGTTTGTTGTCCACTTGGAAAGCCTTTGCGAGGACATCGACATTGATCGGCGGCTTTGACGCAAAGACTGAATTCGCGATTGTTATGAGTCCCGGGTTCTGGCTGCTCAAGAAAGCAAAGGCCAGTGCATTCGTTTGTCCAATGTTCAGCTGGAAGTGAATGAGGCCTTGTGGAAACACGAAAACGTCTCCTTTGGTTAGGACTTTGGTAAAGAGAGTGTTGTTTAATTGGTTGGATGTCACGAAACCGACGTGGAGCGTGCCCTCCATGACCGCTAGCATCTCCGTGCCACGAGGATGAATGTGGGGAGGGTTCAGACCGTATGGAGCAAAGTCAAGGCGGGCCATGGCGATGCCTAGTGTGTTGAGTCCTGGGAATTGGTCGACGAAAGCAGTCGTGACTTTGGATCCGAGCTGATTCGATGTGTTCCCTGGATATCTGAactttgtgaagaagaaatcaTCTGCCATGGCGAGCTTCGGGTCCTTGCAGAACTTCCCATTCACAAACACCGCAGAGTTGGGGTCGTTGACCGCGACACAGAAGTCCTGAAGAGGACTCGGGTCAGAGGCAAAGGCACACGATGATGCCAAAGCCAAGAGGACAAATGTTGGAAAGAACTTCATCGCcgaaaatttctgggcttggtTTTGGCTGTGTCGGAAATTCTGTTTCGTTGAGGATTGATGTGAATTGCTGCCTGTTAGCAACTTCATTTATAGGAGTTAGTCATTTGACTTTGTCCCAGTCAATTGGCCTGCAGGAAGCGGCAGAAGCCAGGAACGCTGCCAAGTCcacaaaaattatttattccTCCGTGTTGTTTGCTTGCGAAAATAAACGCGTTCTCATCGAGAATTAGTCAGTCAATCTTTCTAAAATTCTCAGATTTTCTAGTCTATAATGGATGCATAGGGCTAGTTCAACTTTAAATGACACTTTCGAATTTTTAGAGCACGA includes these proteins:
- the LOC125314994 gene encoding germin-like protein subfamily 1 member 14, with protein sequence MKFFPTFVLLALASSCAFASDPSPLQDFCVAVNDPNSAVFVNGKFCKDPKLAMADDFFFTKFRYPGNTSNQLGSKVTTAFVDQFPGLNTLGIAMARLDFAPYGLNPPHIHPRGTEMLAVMEGTLHVGFVTSNQLNNTLFTKVLTKGDVFVFPQGLIHFQLNIGQTNALAFAFLSSQNPGLITIANSVFASKPPINVDVLAKAFQVDNKLINYLQEQNWFDNH